One Planctomycetota bacterium genomic window carries:
- the truB gene encoding tRNA pseudouridine(55) synthase TruB, with the protein MPYNRDVKERRLKYRTHDLHGLIVIDKPVGASSMAVVRRVRRAGGHCKTGHAGTLDPLATGVLICCLGDATRAVERLMGLTKVYETTIDLSAFTNTDDAEGEREEVRVDTPPDRDAVRAALDALTGTIDQTPPAYSAIKIDGQRAYKMARRGEEVQLAPRPVRIDRIELVDYDWPRLTLIITCGRGTYIRSLARQIGDTLYTGGHLTALRRTAIGPYTIERAVTLDDLPEPLTNEHLLPPP; encoded by the coding sequence ATGCCATACAATCGGGATGTAAAGGAGCGACGATTGAAATATCGAACGCATGATCTGCATGGTTTAATCGTGATCGACAAGCCGGTGGGGGCCAGTTCGATGGCGGTGGTGCGGCGTGTGCGTCGGGCGGGGGGGCATTGCAAGACGGGTCATGCCGGGACGCTGGACCCTTTGGCGACGGGCGTCTTGATCTGCTGCCTCGGCGACGCGACCCGGGCGGTCGAGCGGCTCATGGGGCTCACGAAGGTGTACGAAACGACGATCGACCTGTCGGCGTTCACGAACACGGACGATGCGGAAGGCGAACGGGAGGAAGTCCGCGTTGACACGCCGCCGGATCGCGATGCGGTGCGGGCGGCGCTCGATGCACTGACGGGGACGATCGACCAGACGCCCCCGGCTTACTCGGCGATCAAGATCGACGGGCAGCGGGCGTACAAGATGGCCCGGCGCGGCGAGGAAGTGCAGCTCGCGCCCCGGCCGGTGCGGATCGATCGGATCGAACTTGTCGACTACGACTGGCCGCGGCTCACGCTGATCATCACCTGCGGGCGCGGGACGTACATCCGTTCGCTCGCAAGGCAGATCGGCGATACGCTTTACACGGGCGGACATCTGACCGCGCTGCGTCGCACGGCCATCGGGCCGTACACGATTGAGCGCGCGGTGACGCTCGATGATCTGCCGGAACCGTTGACGAATGAACACCTGCTTCCACCCCCGTAA